The sequence ACTTTGTGATGGCATACACACTATTTTTCTCGTCTGGATTCCAATCGGTTTTTTCAGAAATTAATTTACTTTTTAAGCTGCTTCCTAATGTTGCTACAGAACTTACATAACATAATTTTTCAATAGAATTAGCAAGACAGAGATTCACAATATTTGCAGTGCCTTCCTCATTCACTTTTTTGAGAACTCTATATTTTGAAGGATGGAAGGTTATAAAAGCAGCGCAATGATAAACTTTTGTGATGTTTTCAAAAGCGAGCGTAAGTGCTGGAATATCTGTGATGTTGGCTTCAACCCACTCAATTTTGTTGAAAAGCGAATCCACTTCAGAAGTATAAAGCGCAAATACTTTTTTAACGGAATTTAGTTCACTATTTTTCCTTTGAATTGCCCGAACCCGCTCGTTTTTCTTCAAAAGAAAATACAAAAGGTGAGAACCCACCAAACCTGTGCCGCCAGTTACTAAAATCATAGTGCGAAAATACTGCTTTTGTAATTGATCCCTATAGCTATCGAGACGAAACTCAAACCGAAAAATGAACCCAGCTTCAAACTTGAATTCTGTCCCGAATTCTCGGGATTGAACCTTGAATCTTTAATTGAGAACCCTATCTTTGCACAAAATTTATAAAATGGAACTGAAAAATTTCGTTGAAGAACTACAATGGCGCGGCATGATACATGACGTTATGCCCGAAACCGAGGAACATCTTATGGAAGCCATGCGTTCTGCTTATGTGGGTTTTGACCCAACCGCAGACTCATTGCATATTGGTAATTTGGTGCCTATCATGATTCTATCTTTCTTTCAGCGGTGTGGTCATAAACCCTATGCTTTGGTAGGTGGCGCCACGGGAATGATTGGCGATCCTTCAGGAAAAAGTGCAGAACGAAATTTGCTTGATGAAGAAGCTCTGCGTCATAACCAAGAATGTGTAAAAAACCAACTTTCACAGTTTTTGGATTTTTCTTCGGGAGCTGAGAATCAAGCGGTTTTGGTCAATAATTATGATTGGATGAAGGAGTTTTCGTTTTTGGATTTTATTAGAAACGTAGGCAAGCACATCACCGTAAACTATATGATGGCGAAGGATTCCGTGAAGACCCGTTTGAGTGGCGAAAGCGCGGACGGACTTTCGTTTACGGAGTTTACCTATCAGCTAATTCAAGGCTACGACTTTCTTCATTTATATAGAAATATGAACTGTACCCTGCAAATGGGTGGCAGCGATCAATGGGGAAATATTACTACGGGAACCGAACTGATAAGAAGAGTTGATGCTGGAAAAGGATATGCGTTAACTTGTCCGCTAATCACAAAAAGCGATGGTAGCAAGTTTGGAAAAAGCGAAGGAGGAAATGTATGGCTTGATGCGAACAGAACTTCACCCTACAAATTTTACCAATATTGGTTGAATACGAGCGATGATGATGCAGAAAAATACATCAAGATTTTCACCTTTCTCGATAAAGAAACTATTGAAAATACAGTTGCTGAACATAAAGAAGCACCGCATTTAAGATTGCTTCAAAAACGATTAGCGCAGGAAGTTACGACAACCGTTCACAGTGCTGAAGAGTTTGAAAACGCTGTAAAAGCTTCAGAAATATTATTCGGAAATTCCACTTCCGGAGATTTAAAAATGCTGAATGAAAAAACATTTCTCGATGTTTTTGACGGTGTGCCACAAACGGAAATTTCAAAAGAAGAAATAAAAGACGGCGTTGATATTATAGCCGCATTAGCTGAAAAAACAGGCTTCTTAAAGTCGAATGGCGAAGCACGCCGCGCTTTGAAGGAAAATTCAATTTCGGTAAACAAGGAAAAAGTTGCTGATGATTTTAGTATTTCTGAAAGTGATTTGATAAATGGGCAATTCGTTCTTTTGCAACGTGGTAAGAAGAATTATTTTATTATTAAGATGGTTTAGTAGTTGATAGCTTAATCTTATAAAAAATCCCCGGCAAAATTTGCACGGGGATTTTCGGATTAACTAACCAACCAAATTATGAAAAGTCATCACTTTCTCACAATACTTTGGTCGGAACATTCATCAAGAACTTACGCTAAGTTTCTCGAGACTATGTTAAATGTTTCATCATAAAACCATCAAATTGCAACCGCGGACGTCGCTGGAATCAAATCTACCTAAAACTTCAAAAGTGCCGTCATTAAAGGTTTTTCCTAGGTCTTGAGTTGCAATGAAGGAACAGGAATATAAGTTCGCTAAGTCAATCACGTTTATGCCGCCAGTTTTTTCGAAAGTATAAGAAAGCGCATCTTCTGGGTCACGCGTTAAAATTTTCATCCACGGTGGACAGGAAAAAATTCCGTCACCAATGGAATAAGCTTGTGAGAGCAGTTCTGTCATTCCATATTCGCTATGAATTTTCTGAACTCCAAAACCATTTTTCAAAATTTCGTGAAGTTCCTCTTTTATCATTTCCTTTCTGCGGCCTTTCATTCCACCAGTTTCCATCACTATTGTATTTTTTAGTTGAAAACTTTTCATTTCAATTAAATCAAGCAAAGCATAAGAAACACCAATTAGTATGGTTTTTTGACCGCTTTTTTCTAAAGATTCTAGCTTTTCAATCAGAGCGTCCATTTCATTTAAATAGAAGCCACTGTTGGGATTATTGCTTTTTTCAATCAGCTTTTCAACCATATAAATTAAGGAAGAGCCTTCGCGCTCCAAATAGGATGGAAGTAGTGCTAAAAAAGTAAAGCTTGATGGATTGCCATATTGACGTTCAAAGGCTTTTAGGAAGCTCTTTTCATATAACTCCAAACTTGCTACAAAATGTTTACTGGTAATACTTCCAGTTGTGCCGCTGCTTGTAAAGATGGTTTCTTTAGCGCGATTTTCAGCGATTATTTCATGGCTTTTGAAAAACTGAATTGGTAAGAACGGAATGCTTTCAATGGATTTTACTTCGGAAGGTTTCGTATTTAAAAGTTCGCAGAAAGTTCGATAAATAGGAACGTTTTCATATTGAAAGTGGAATACCTTCAATGCAAGCCGTTCAAAATCTTCGGAAGTATTAATATCAAAAATTTCCTTTTCCAGCATATTTTTCAACAACGAAATTTCACTTCAAAAATAGGTAAATAAAAAAGCTCCTGCAGAAACAGGAGCTTTAAAAATAAATTTTATAACGGATTACTTAACAACTAATTTTTTGGTAGTTGAAGTTTTTCCTTGTTCTATTTTCAAGATGTAAACACCACTGTTTAAAGCTGAAATGTCTAATCTATCAGAATTTAAAGTAGTTTTTATAACTTGCTTTCCAAGAACATCAAAAATCGAAATGTTTTTAGCACCGCTCACCTTTGAAGTGATGTTCACATAACCTTTAGTCGCTGGGTTTGGATAAACAGCAAACTGATCTTTAGAAAAATCGCTTACACCAATAGTAGCATCAAAGACAATATTATCAAACCAAAAAGATTCTGCACTTGCATTAGTTCTTCCTTCAATTACAAGTTGCACTAGACTACCTGGAAGTGATGCTGATGCATTTTGCCATTGTAGTTGGTATTCTCCACTTCCAGAATCAAATGGAACAAGATCATCAAGATCCATTCCAGTTGAGTTGAAAAGATCAATTTCAGTACTGTTGGTAATATCTCTTACATAAATACGCAATCTGTCTGAACCTGAACTGTTAACTGTCCCGTCGCCTTCGTAATTTCCGTTGGCAGGAGTGTCATTAATAGATAAAAGAAAATCCAAAGATATTGCACCAGAATTGGAGAGTGTTAAATCAACTTGGTCAAATTCTACAATCATATTTCCATCTATATCATTCATTTGATACCCTTTAGCACCATCTGTAAATAGAACTGTTGGAGAAGGTGTAAAGCTTGTAACGCCAACAAAATCACCATCAGTCAATCCAACATCTGGAGTGTCATAAGGAGTGTAAGTAGCATTAAAGCCTAATTCACCGCCAGTAGAAATAAAATCAACAAGAGGTTGGCCAGAATTATTAATTAAATCGTGCGCAACATTTGCATCGCCAGTATCGGTATATTTTCCTGAAAGCGCCTCTGGCTCTTCAAAACTGGTTCCTGCAATTTGTGCAAAAGAAACGGCACCTACTAAAAGAGCCGTAAATAAAGTAATTTTTTTCATCAGTAATTATTTAAAATTGAGTACAAAGATATATAAATGTTTGGTTTTTAAAAAGAAGGATTTTAATCTTCCATATATTTTTAACGAAAACATAACGCTTCAACTTTCTGTGATTGTCAATTGGTGTTATTAAATCGTTATGCCAAGGTTAACAATAAGCGTGCTAAACTTTAGGCAGGGTAAATAATAGTATCTTTGAAATGTTAAAAATGATTCATTTTTATATGAAAAAAAAGGATATTAAAATTTTATTGGTAGATGATGAGCCGGATATTTTGGAAATAATTCGCTACAATCTTTCTTCTGAAGGCTACCATATTGAAACTGCGGAAAACGGTATAGAAGCTATAGCCCAAGCCAAAAAAGTAAAACCGCAACTCATTATTATGGACGTAATGATGCCAAAAATGGATGGTATTGAAGCTTGCGAAAAGATCCGAAGCATTCCAGAACTTTCCGAAACTGTCATTACTTTTTTATCAGCACGCGGCGAAGATTTTTCGCAAATGGCAGGTTTTGAAGCAGGAGCGGATGATTATATAACCAAGCCAATCAAGCCGAAAGTGCTTGTTAGCAAAGTGAAAGCGTTATTGCGAAGGTTTAAAGAAGAAAAGGAAGATGAAAAAATAAAACTCGGAAATCTAACTATAAATCGCGAAGAATATAAAATCATTCTTGGTAGGGAAGAAATGGTTTTGCCACGCAAAGAATTTGAACTTTTATCATTACTTGCATCAAAACCTGGAAAAGTTTTTAAACGCGAAGATATTTTGGATAGTATTTGGGGTAATGACGTGATTGTTGGCGGAAGAACTATTGATGTCCACATCAGGAAACTTCGCGAAAAGATTGGTGATGATAAATTCAAAACCGTTAAAGGTGTTGGATATAAATTTGTGGTTTGAGAAAAGCAATTTCCGTTTTAAGTAATAAACAGCGACTTAAGATTGAAAGACGTAAGACATAGGGCATTTTACAATCAAGCTTTCAGTTATAATTTTTCAGTCCTACATCATAAGTCCTATCGTCTTAAGTCATTTTTAAAAGTATGAAATTCTCTAAAAAATATAATTTCGCCGCCTTCACATCACTGTGGATTGCATTGTTTTCAACATTGGCAATGGCTATATTTTTGTATTTTTTGGTTGAAACGGTTTCTGCTTGGTTTCTTTTGCTGTTTTTGGTTTTATTTCTACTTTCGTTTTTTATCCTTCAATATCGGGTAGAAAAATTTATTTACTTCCGAATAAAAAAAATATACAAAGATGTTCGTATTTTAAACGAAAAAGACTTTCCAAAACCTTCCGTAACCACGGATATGGAAGTATTAACTCGCGAAGTTGAAAATTATGTAAACGTCAAAAAACTTGAAATTGAAACTCTAAATGTTCGTGAAAACTACCGAAAAGAATTTATGGGAAATATTTCACACGAATTGAAAACCCCTCTGTTTACGGTACAAAGTTATGTTTTGACTTTGTTGGATGGCGCAATGAAAGATAAAACCGTTCGGAAAGAATATTTACGAAGAGCAAATAAGGGGGTGGAACGACTCATATATATAGTGAAGGAATTAGATATGATTTCAAAGCTAGAAGTTGGTGGCTTGGTGCTTAACAAGGAATATTTCAACATTATTGCCTTGGTTCAAAGTATCTTTGATTTGCTGGAAATGAAAGCTGCTAAAAAAAATATCTCCCTAGTCTTTGATAAAGAATATACCGAAGAAATAGTTGTAAACGCAGATCGAGAGCGAATTGAGCAAGTGCTGACAAACCTTATCGTAAACTCTCTGAAATACGGAAAGCAAGACGGAACAACCGAAGTAAGCATTGAAAACATTGTAAAGAGTAAAGTGCTAGTCCGCGTTACCGATAATGGCGAAGGAATACTAAAAGAAAACATGCCGCGAATTTTTGAACGTTTTTACCGTGTGGACAAAAGCGGTTCCCGAAAAGAAGGTGGTAGTGGTTTGGGACTTTCTATAGTTAAGCATATCGTGGAAGCGCATAACGAAAAAATATATGTGGAAAGCCAGTTCGGTATTGGTTCTGAGTTTTCATTCACCCTCGAAAATGGAAAATAATTCGTTGAAATCTACAGGTTTTTGCGATAAGCTTTTCAACCCTTTGTAAACTACAATTTTTTCTAGTTTTTTTAATTTGAATTTGTCCTGCTTGCAGGAAGGAACAATTCCAAGATTTTTTAGGCGTTTTGCTAGATATTCTTGTTCGTATTGTCCGGGTGTTGGGATGAAAAACGCTTGCTTTTCTAGCATTGTCAAGTCCATAATCGTGGTGTAGCCAGAACGAGAAATAACAACTTTACTTTTGTTTATGGTGTCTTCAAGTTCATCGCTCAACAAGAAGTTTATCGTTTTTATGTTTTCAAAATTTTGCCATTTTTGTTCTCCTTCAACAATTCCGCGAACTATTAAAACTTTCTTTTCACTCTTTTTTAACGTGGCTTTCAACTTCTCTTCAAAAATTGTTCGTTGCGGTTCTGGACCAGAAATTAATGCCAAAATATCTATGGTTTTTGGAATCTCCTTTTTTTTCATTCGGCTTAAAACTCCGATGTATTTTACAGGAAAGGGTTCGTGATTTAAATGTCCAAGTTTTCCACTTAAATTCATCACCACGTCATCCGTATCTGGCACCCAACAAACATCAAATTTTTTAATGATTTTCTGATGAATTTTACTGCTGAAATAAGAAGTACTTCCAGAAAGAACATGCAATTGATGTGTAATAAAAACGCAAGGTATTTTTGAATTTCGAATCCCAAAACGGTTATCGCTAATAATTCCGTCTATTTTTTCTGCTGCAAAAAGTTGTTTTACAATGCATTTTTCGGCGGAAATCGTTTGTTGAATTCTTGGTAATTTCAGCAACATTTTCCATTTAAAATATTTTCCGTCTTTAGGATATGTAATGTTGTAGGAAGGCAATTCTAAGGATTCCAATTCTGGAAATTCCTTTTGAAGAAGTAAAAGTGCGGGTCCGTCTGAAGCTAATAAAACATCATAGTTATGCTCCAACAATGCTTTAATTATTGGAATACAACGCGTGGCGTGACCCAAACCCCAATGCAGAGGAGCGACTAAGATCGTTTTCTTTTTCAGCATAAAAACAAAGGTAGCAATAATTGTGGCGGTGGGATATTTCCTTAATTTTACAAATTGAAATCGAAAATTGGAAAGTGATTTTATTTTTCAACCTCGAACTTTGAATATTGAACCTTAAACCTTGAATTAATATTGTGGGAAGCAAAAACAAACTAAGACGCTTTAGAGAAAATGACACATTTACAAACGTAGTGCAACCTTCGCGTGAGGAAGTACAGAACGACGCATTAAAACTTAAGGGAAATTGGAAAAAAGAATTCTTCAAAAATGATAATCCCTTAGTTTTGGAATTGGGATGTGGCAAAGGCGAATATTCTGTAAATCTTGCAAAAGCATATCCTGAAAAGAATTTTTTAGGAATAGACATTAAAGGTGCACGTTTATGGCGTGGCGCAAAAATTGGGTTAGAAGAAGAGCTGCAAAACGTAGGTTTTCTGCGAACTCAAATAGAACTCGTGGACCAACTTTTCGACGAAAACGAAGTAGATGAAATTTGGATTACCTTTCCCGATCCACAAATAAAGTTCAAACGTACTAAACATCGTTTAACCAACGAAGATTTTCTTCAGAAGTACAAAAAAATTCTAAAACCTGATGGCGTAGTTCATCTTAAAACTGATAGTGAATTTATGCACGGCTACACCCTTGGTTTGCTTCACGGTCGGGATGAAATTATTGAATATGCTCACCACGATGTTTACGGTAGCCAAGGTGCGCCTGAAGCCGTAACAAATATTCAAACTTTTTATGAAAACCAATATCTTGAAATAGGAAAAAAAATAACCTATATTCGGTTTAAATTCCGTTAACTAGATATTTAGTATATTCACAAAAACAACCATCCTAAATGACATTTTTATACAATTTTCTTATAGGTTTGTTTGGGTCATTTATTGGAGTGCTTCCTCCAGGGCTAATAAATATGTACGCCGCCAAAATAAGTATGAAGGAAGGCCGAAAAAGAGCTTTCCTTTTTTCGGTTGGTGTTTGTATTACCGTGATGCTTCAAACATATGTTGCGCTTCTTTTGGCAGGATATATAGGAAAGCACCCTGAAGTAGTTAGCCTGCTTCAAAAAGTGGCTTTGGGCATCTTTATAAGTCTTACTATTTACTTCATTTTTATTGCAAAAGACACACGTAGAGAAATGCGTGATCATAATGAAAATTCAAAGAGAAATCGTTTCTTTATGGGAATGTTTATTGCAGTTTTAAACCTGCTCCCAATTCCGTATTGGATTTATGTCAGCATTACTTTTTCGACTTTTGAAATGTTTTCTTTTTCGCAATTAGAACTTTTGGTAGCTGTTATTGCTTCTGGAATTGGCACTTTTGCGACCTTGGCTTTGTACGTTCAGTTTTTTAGACCAAAGGAGCATTCACGAAAATTGAGTCTAAATATGAATTATGTGATTGGCATAATTACCGCTATTATTTCTGTAATCACATTTTTAAAAATCATAAAAGAAATTTAAAAATGGCCGAAAAGGGTTTTTTTGAAAGAGTTTACGAAACCGCAAAACTTATACCCTACGGAAGGGTAACTTCCTATGGTGCAATTGCCAATTATTTAGGAGCAACAGGAAGTGCTAGAATGGTCGGTTGGGCATTAAACGGAAGCAATAAAGCAGATGTTCCCGCACAGCGAGTTGTAAACCGAAATGGATTGCTAACTGGAAAGCACCATTTTCAAGGCACAAACTTGATGCAGCAACTTTTGGAAAGTGAAGGTATTGAAGTGGTTGATAACAAAATTCAAAATTTTGAAAAGCATTTTTGGGATCCTATGAAGGAATTGTAATTTGTAGTTTTTTATTTTCCAAACTTTATATCAAATGAATCTCCTTTCCAATAATTTGCAGTTTTTTGATTGATTTTTATTTTTTTCAGAATATTTTTTTCAACTAGACTCTCCAAATCTGTTCGTGCGGTTTGATTGGTCACTGAAAAGACGTTTTCTATTTCTTTTACTGTAAAATTTCTAGTGCTGTTTTCATTTACCCAAAAAAGTATTTGTGCCTGTCGTTCATTGATGCTTGGCTCTTTGTAAAATTGAGCCAGATTCTGTACTTCTTTTTTCTTTTTGGCTACATATTCCTTTAAATCCTCAAATGCTTGGGTTAATACTTTTACTTGATAATGAATAAAATAGGTTACATCCATATCATCAATTTCGGTATATAAATAGGCATTTTCGTATTGGGTTTTGCTTTTCATTATTACTCGTGAAATTGAGAGATATTCAGTTAACCAATAACCATTCTTTAAAAGATACCAATAAAACAAAGCTCTTGCAGTTCTTCCGTTTCCATCCACAAATGGGTGAATGTAACCTATCAAAAAATGAAGGATACTTGCTTTTACAATTGGGTGAATAAAATTTTCTTTTGGATTGTTGTTGAAAAATTCGCAGAAAGATTTCATCAAGTCGTCCAATTCTTTGAATGGTGGAGGTGTATGAACAATTTCTCCAGTTAAATCATTCATTACAAAAATTTCATCATTGTCCCTAAACACACCGACCTGCTTTTCGTATAATGTTTTTTTGGTAACCAAGTGATGGATTTCAAACAATTTTTCTAAAGAAATTTCTTCCTCTTTGTGTTCGCTGATATACTGAATGGTTTCATAATTATTCAGAATCATCTGCTCGCTTTTGTTTTTTGGAGTCTTGTTTTTCCGAAGCATTTCTTTCGCTTTCACGCGAGTAGTGCTTGCTCCTTCAATTTTGGAAGAGAAGATGGATTCTTCCATTAAAGCGTTTGTCAAGTATTTTTGTTTGTCAAGTTCGTCTAACAGTTCTTTTTTTTGAATTCCTGCGCCGAAGTTGAAGTCTAAATAGTGAAGTTTTTGCTGTAAAAATTCATTTATGTTATAACGATATTCAATTTCAAAAATATCTTCCGCCAATAAATCACTAAATAGATAATCGTTTTTTGAGGTAACTTCTCGTCTCATTTTTGTTATAAACCATAAAAGCTCTTCATCTTTTATATCTGTTTTGAACAAATGAATTTTTTCATCCTTTAAATATTTTATTTTATCCCAATACAAATAATCCTTTTCAATCTTTTTTGCGGTATCTGAAAAAAGCTGTATTCTGTCTGAAAGAATTATTTTGAAAAGTTCATTTTTTATATTTGCAGATAACTTAATTACGGGTGCCTCTTCAATCATTATTTCCTAATTTTGAAAAAATTTACAATTATTTACAAATATACGTCATTTTCTATTATTTCCTAATTTTCCCAAAATTTGTAAATAATAGGAAATAATTTCAATCAAACTTACTACCAACTGCCACTGAATACTGCCAACTTATTTTAGTATATTTGCACTTTAGAATGAATCTAAATATCACAAATATACAATGAGCATTTCAAAACAAGATATCCTAAAGGCCTTAGAAACTATTACGGTTGCTGGCGAAGGGAAAAATATGGTAGCGAGTGGTGCTGTGCAGAATGTAATGACTTTTGCAGATGAAATAATCGTGGATATTAAACTTTTCACGCCAGCACTTCACATAAAAAAACGCGCTGAGGCAGATATTATTAAAACCATTCACGAAAAAGTGGATGCCAATGCCAAAGTACAAGTAAATATAAAAATAGAAGCGCCTGTAAAACCTCAAAACCCAAACTTAATTAAAGGAAAACCAATTCCTGGAATTCAGAATATAGTTGCTGTAGCTTCTGGAAAAGGAGGCGTTGGAAAATCAACGGTAACTGCAAACTTGGCAGTTACACTTTCCAAAATGGGTTTCAAAGTTGGTATTCTGGACGCGGATATTTACGGTCCTTCAATCCCGATTATGTTTGACGTTGCTATGGAAAAACCGCTTTCGGTGAACATTGGCGGTAAAAGCAAAATGAAACCTGTAGAAAACTACGGAATAAAAATACTTTCCATTGGCTTTTTCACGCAGCCAGATCAAGCCGTTATTTGGCGTGGACCAATGGCTGCAAAAGCTTTAAATCAATTAATTTTTGATGCAGATTGGGGCGAATTGGACTTTATGTTAATAGACCTTCCACCTGGAACTGGTGATATTCATCTAAGCATCATGCAATCGTTGCCAATTACTGGCGCGGTAGTGGTAAGTACGCCTCAAAATGTTGCTTTGGCAGATGCTCGTAAAGGTGTTGCAATGTTTAGACAAGAAAATATAGATGTTCCCGTTTTGGGAATTATTGAAAATATGGCCTATTTCACTCCGGCAGAACTTCCTGAAAATAAATACTATATCTTTGGAAAAGAAGGTGCAAAACATTTAGCTGAAGATTTGGATGTGCCATTTTTAGGAGAAGTTCCACTTGTGCAAAGCATTAGGGAAGCAGGAGATGCAGGAAGACCAGCAGCATTACAAACAGCAACCCAAACTGAGGAAGCTTTTGAAGCAATTACCAGAAATGTAGTAGAAGAAACCGTTCGCAGAAACGAAAATCTTCCGCCTACAGAAGCAATAAAAATTACAACAATGGCAGGTTGCAGCGCCGTAAAAAAATAATATGACAACGGAAGAACTTACAACGAAAATAGAGGAAGCATTGGATGAAATTCGTCCCTTTTTGCAGAATGACGGAGGAGATATTTCACTTGTTTCCATTGAAGATGGAAAAGTAGTGAACGTTCAGTTGCAAGGTGCTTGTGTGGGCTGTTCCGTAAACCAAATGACCCTTAAAAGCGGAGTGGAAATGACTATTAAAAAGTACGCTCCACAAATTGAAAAAGTTGTTAGCGTTTCATAGTAATGACAATCGTTGTTCATTTTTAAGAAAAACACAACTAATTTTGAATTAAAATTAAGAGAGCTTCTTTCATGATAAAAACAGATATTCTCATAATAGGCGCGGGTCCCACAGGTCTTTTCGCCGTTTTTGAAGCAGGATTATTAAAATTAAAATGTCATTTAATTGACGCGCTTCCGCAACCTGGCGGACAGTGTTCTGAAATATATCCTAAAAAACCAATCTACGATATTCCCGGTTTCCCAGAAGTACTTGCTGGCGATTTGGTAACCAATTTGATGAAACAAATTGAACCTTTCCAGCCAGGTTTCACGCTTGGCGAACGCGCTGATACTATTGAAAAATTAGACGATGGATCATTTATCGTAACTACAGATAAAGGTACCAAACACCACGCCCCAATTGTTGCAATTGCAGGAGGCTTAGGTAGTTTTGAGCCTCGAAAACCACCTATAGACCGTCTTTCAGATTTTGAAGATAAAGGTGTGGAATATATTATTCGTGATCCAGAATTATACAGAGATAAAAACGTTGTTATTTCTGGAGGTGGCGATTCTGCTTTGGATTGGAGCATTTTCTTGACAGATGTAGCTAAAAGTGTCACTTTAATTCATAGAAGAAATGAATTCCGCGGCGCTTTAGATAGTGTTGAAAAAGTACAAGAGCTAAAAAATCTTGGAAAGATTGAATTGATAACTCCTGCTGAAGTTGTTGGCTTAGTTGGGAATGATAAATTGGAAGAAGTGGTTATAAAACAAGGCGCTGAGGTATTTAACCGAGAATGTGATCATTTTATTCCGCTGTTCGGATTGGCTCCAAAACTTGGTCCAATTGCAGATTGGGGACTTGAGATTGAAAAAAACGCAATCAAAGTTAATAATGCGTTGGACTATCAAACCAACATTCCAGGTATTTACGCAATTGGTGATGTTAACACCTATCCCGGAAAACTTAAATTGATTCTCTGCGGTTTTCACGAAGCTACCTTAATGTGCCAAAGTGCTTATCAACGTATTTTTCCAGACAAACGTTATGTTATGAAATATACAACCGTTGGCGGCGTGGAAGGTTTTGATGGCAGCAAGAAGGAAGCGCCAAAAGCTGTTGTGAAATCTATTGATTAGCATTCTGATAGATCTAACAGGTTTTTAAAACCTGTTAGATCTTCTAAACTTTTAAACTTATCGACTCGTCGACTTTTTATGAAAGACATCAAAATAACAATCACAGACCGCCAAGGCGTAAAACATCAAGTTGATGCGCCTACAGATATGAATATGAATGTGATGGAACTCGTCCGTTCTTATGAATTGGCTCCAGAAGGAACCATCGGTATCTGCGGCGGAATGGCTATGTGTGCTTCTTGTCAATGCTACATTTTGAGCGACCACGAACTTCCCGAAATGAGTTACGATGAAGATTTAATGCTCGCTGAAGCTTTTAATGTGAAAGATAACAGCCGTCTTAGTTGCCAG comes from Aequorivita sublithincola DSM 14238 and encodes:
- the trmB gene encoding tRNA (guanosine(46)-N7)-methyltransferase TrmB, which gives rise to MGSKNKLRRFRENDTFTNVVQPSREEVQNDALKLKGNWKKEFFKNDNPLVLELGCGKGEYSVNLAKAYPEKNFLGIDIKGARLWRGAKIGLEEELQNVGFLRTQIELVDQLFDENEVDEIWITFPDPQIKFKRTKHRLTNEDFLQKYKKILKPDGVVHLKTDSEFMHGYTLGLLHGRDEIIEYAHHDVYGSQGAPEAVTNIQTFYENQYLEIGKKITYIRFKFR
- a CDS encoding LysE family translocator, which codes for MTFLYNFLIGLFGSFIGVLPPGLINMYAAKISMKEGRKRAFLFSVGVCITVMLQTYVALLLAGYIGKHPEVVSLLQKVALGIFISLTIYFIFIAKDTRREMRDHNENSKRNRFFMGMFIAVLNLLPIPYWIYVSITFSTFEMFSFSQLELLVAVIASGIGTFATLALYVQFFRPKEHSRKLSLNMNYVIGIITAIISVITFLKIIKEI
- a CDS encoding MGMT family protein; this encodes MAEKGFFERVYETAKLIPYGRVTSYGAIANYLGATGSARMVGWALNGSNKADVPAQRVVNRNGLLTGKHHFQGTNLMQQLLESEGIEVVDNKIQNFEKHFWDPMKEL
- a CDS encoding Fic family protein, with the translated sequence MIEEAPVIKLSANIKNELFKIILSDRIQLFSDTAKKIEKDYLYWDKIKYLKDEKIHLFKTDIKDEELLWFITKMRREVTSKNDYLFSDLLAEDIFEIEYRYNINEFLQQKLHYLDFNFGAGIQKKELLDELDKQKYLTNALMEESIFSSKIEGASTTRVKAKEMLRKNKTPKNKSEQMILNNYETIQYISEHKEEEISLEKLFEIHHLVTKKTLYEKQVGVFRDNDEIFVMNDLTGEIVHTPPPFKELDDLMKSFCEFFNNNPKENFIHPIVKASILHFLIGYIHPFVDGNGRTARALFYWYLLKNGYWLTEYLSISRVIMKSKTQYENAYLYTEIDDMDVTYFIHYQVKVLTQAFEDLKEYVAKKKKEVQNLAQFYKEPSINERQAQILFWVNENSTRNFTVKEIENVFSVTNQTARTDLESLVEKNILKKIKINQKTANYWKGDSFDIKFGK
- a CDS encoding Mrp/NBP35 family ATP-binding protein; translation: MSISKQDILKALETITVAGEGKNMVASGAVQNVMTFADEIIVDIKLFTPALHIKKRAEADIIKTIHEKVDANAKVQVNIKIEAPVKPQNPNLIKGKPIPGIQNIVAVASGKGGVGKSTVTANLAVTLSKMGFKVGILDADIYGPSIPIMFDVAMEKPLSVNIGGKSKMKPVENYGIKILSIGFFTQPDQAVIWRGPMAAKALNQLIFDADWGELDFMLIDLPPGTGDIHLSIMQSLPITGAVVVSTPQNVALADARKGVAMFRQENIDVPVLGIIENMAYFTPAELPENKYYIFGKEGAKHLAEDLDVPFLGEVPLVQSIREAGDAGRPAALQTATQTEEAFEAITRNVVEETVRRNENLPPTEAIKITTMAGCSAVKK
- a CDS encoding NifU family protein; the encoded protein is MTTEELTTKIEEALDEIRPFLQNDGGDISLVSIEDGKVVNVQLQGACVGCSVNQMTLKSGVEMTIKKYAPQIEKVVSVS
- a CDS encoding NAD(P)/FAD-dependent oxidoreductase codes for the protein MIKTDILIIGAGPTGLFAVFEAGLLKLKCHLIDALPQPGGQCSEIYPKKPIYDIPGFPEVLAGDLVTNLMKQIEPFQPGFTLGERADTIEKLDDGSFIVTTDKGTKHHAPIVAIAGGLGSFEPRKPPIDRLSDFEDKGVEYIIRDPELYRDKNVVISGGGDSALDWSIFLTDVAKSVTLIHRRNEFRGALDSVEKVQELKNLGKIELITPAEVVGLVGNDKLEEVVIKQGAEVFNRECDHFIPLFGLAPKLGPIADWGLEIEKNAIKVNNALDYQTNIPGIYAIGDVNTYPGKLKLILCGFHEATLMCQSAYQRIFPDKRYVMKYTTVGGVEGFDGSKKEAPKAVVKSID
- a CDS encoding 2Fe-2S iron-sulfur cluster-binding protein translates to MKDIKITITDRQGVKHQVDAPTDMNMNVMELVRSYELAPEGTIGICGGMAMCASCQCYILSDHELPEMSYDEDLMLAEAFNVKDNSRLSCQIFIKEELHGLEVELAPEV